One Mycobacterium marseillense DNA window includes the following coding sequences:
- a CDS encoding YihY/virulence factor BrkB family protein, protein MVGWLDGLQRRNRTVGVIVAVIYKYNDDQGGYLAALITYYALVSVFPLLLLLTTALGVVLAGRPDLQAQVLHSTLSQFPVLGSQLHHPEGLSGGTVGVVVGLLGALYGGLGVGQALQNAMDSIWAVPKHNRPNPIRSRLRSLLLLLVLGSAAIAATVLAAIGHAAGAIGIVETVGLALAAVAINALICLVAFRVTTARALTYRQVLPGAVAAAFIWQMLQWFGAGYVAHIVKRASATNSVFALVLGALAFLFLASVALVMCAEINVVLVEKLYPRALLGAFTDDAELTTADRRTYTKKVKAERVKAFERVSVRFDDVRRLPAKAIGRLGIFDDSRRSRMP, encoded by the coding sequence ATGGTCGGTTGGTTAGACGGGCTGCAGCGACGGAATCGGACCGTGGGCGTGATCGTCGCCGTCATCTACAAATACAACGACGACCAAGGCGGGTACCTCGCCGCCCTGATCACCTACTACGCGCTGGTGTCCGTGTTTCCGCTGCTGCTGCTGCTGACCACCGCGCTGGGAGTGGTGCTGGCCGGCCGGCCCGATCTGCAGGCGCAGGTGCTGCACAGCACGCTGAGCCAGTTCCCGGTCCTCGGCAGCCAGTTGCATCACCCCGAGGGGCTCAGCGGAGGCACGGTGGGCGTGGTCGTGGGTCTGCTCGGAGCGCTCTACGGCGGTCTGGGCGTGGGACAGGCGCTGCAGAACGCGATGGATTCCATCTGGGCGGTGCCGAAGCACAACCGGCCCAACCCCATTCGGTCACGGCTGCGGAGCTTGCTGTTGCTCTTGGTGCTGGGCTCGGCGGCCATCGCGGCCACCGTGCTGGCCGCGATCGGACACGCCGCCGGTGCGATCGGCATCGTCGAAACAGTCGGCCTCGCGCTCGCCGCCGTCGCGATCAACGCGCTGATCTGCTTGGTGGCGTTCCGCGTGACGACCGCGCGTGCCCTGACGTACCGGCAGGTGTTGCCGGGGGCGGTCGCCGCGGCCTTCATTTGGCAGATGCTGCAGTGGTTCGGGGCGGGCTACGTTGCGCACATCGTGAAGCGGGCCAGCGCCACCAACAGTGTGTTCGCACTGGTGTTAGGCGCGTTGGCCTTTCTCTTCCTCGCGTCGGTGGCGCTGGTGATGTGCGCCGAGATCAACGTCGTCCTCGTGGAAAAGCTGTACCCCCGCGCGCTGCTCGGCGCGTTCACCGACGACGCAGAACTCACGACGGCCGACCGCAGGACCTACACCAAGAAAGTCAAAGCAGAACGCGTCAAGGCCTTCGAGCGTGTCAGCGTGCGCTTCGACGACGTCCGGCGGCTGCCCGCGAAAGCCATTGGGCGCCTTGGTATTTTCGACGATTCCCGCCGCTCCCGCATGCCATGA
- a CDS encoding enoyl-CoA hydratase/isomerase family protein, with amino-acid sequence MSLVTYELHDHVATITLNRPEARNAINGALRQDLNAAWDRFRDDLDAWVGILTANGSVFCAGGDLKDGEGSVGTFGGTFWEKPTINSFESGMELFKPTIAAVHGPCIGYGVTGILFCDFVIASTEATFCFPEVSIGVPTIVGAIRLPQRVGWANAMELLLTGKPMSAERAKEVGLVWKLVEPDQLQAEAQAWARTLTEAAPLAQRATKEVAWRTADMGWVESVRFGETMRKVAGATEDVAEGLRAWGEKRKPQWRGR; translated from the coding sequence ATGAGTCTGGTCACCTATGAGCTGCACGATCACGTCGCCACCATCACTTTGAATCGCCCGGAAGCACGCAACGCCATCAACGGCGCGCTGCGCCAGGACCTCAACGCCGCCTGGGATCGTTTCCGCGACGACCTGGACGCCTGGGTCGGGATCCTGACCGCCAACGGCAGCGTGTTCTGCGCCGGAGGCGACCTCAAGGACGGCGAAGGCTCCGTCGGCACGTTCGGCGGCACGTTCTGGGAGAAACCGACCATCAACTCGTTCGAGAGCGGCATGGAGCTGTTCAAGCCGACCATCGCGGCCGTGCACGGACCCTGCATCGGCTACGGGGTGACCGGGATTTTGTTCTGCGACTTCGTCATCGCCAGCACCGAGGCCACGTTCTGTTTCCCCGAGGTCTCCATCGGGGTGCCCACGATCGTCGGGGCGATCCGGCTGCCGCAGCGGGTGGGCTGGGCCAACGCCATGGAACTGCTGTTGACCGGCAAGCCGATGAGCGCGGAGCGGGCCAAAGAGGTCGGCCTGGTGTGGAAGCTCGTCGAGCCCGACCAACTGCAGGCCGAGGCCCAGGCCTGGGCACGCACTCTCACCGAGGCCGCCCCGTTGGCCCAGCGGGCGACCAAGGAGGTGGCGTGGCGGACCGCGGACATGGGCTGGGTCGAGTCGGTGCGCTTCGGCGAGACGATGCGCAAGGTGGCCGGCGCGACCGAGGACGTGGCCGAAGGTCTTCGGGCGTGGGGGGAGAAACGCAAGCCGCAGTGGCGTGGCCGCTGA
- a CDS encoding general stress protein CsbD, translated as MSEQNKAREARRGLIDAVKGKAKEVVGAITGKDSLTAEGQLEQTQAHARKEANATEAVAEAQADQARDDATEAKVKGAQQRLAANSHAVAEEDSIEAQRSARKRATEQAARQTAAAEQTRAELDAQNQVQRAKADEREEIGSATEEVVDAVAQHQTSVQVAANEKAEADRLRQQARNATDEGDLP; from the coding sequence ATGAGTGAGCAAAACAAGGCTCGGGAAGCGCGCCGAGGCCTGATCGATGCGGTCAAGGGCAAGGCCAAAGAAGTCGTTGGCGCCATTACGGGCAAGGATTCGCTCACCGCCGAGGGCCAGCTCGAGCAAACCCAGGCACATGCGCGAAAAGAAGCGAACGCAACCGAGGCCGTCGCCGAGGCCCAGGCCGACCAGGCGCGCGACGACGCGACTGAAGCCAAGGTCAAAGGGGCCCAACAACGCCTGGCGGCGAATTCCCACGCGGTGGCCGAGGAGGATTCGATCGAAGCTCAACGGTCCGCCCGAAAGCGCGCGACCGAGCAGGCCGCACGGCAGACCGCCGCGGCGGAACAGACTCGCGCCGAGCTCGACGCCCAAAACCAGGTCCAGCGGGCCAAGGCCGATGAACGCGAGGAAATCGGTAGTGCGACGGAGGAAGTCGTCGATGCCGTTGCCCAGCATCAAACCTCGGTGCAAGTGGCCGCCAACGAAAAGGCGGAGGCTGACCGCCTGCGCCAGCAGGCCCGCAACGCGACCGACGAAGGCGACCTGCCCTGA
- a CDS encoding DUF3072 domain-containing protein, protein MVDDAAQAPRENPEKDRSQWVTGDEPMTGPQRSYLSTLAQEAGEEIPEKLTKAEASNLIDQLQQRTGRGSS, encoded by the coding sequence ATGGTCGACGATGCCGCGCAGGCGCCACGGGAGAATCCGGAGAAAGATCGGTCGCAATGGGTGACCGGCGACGAGCCCATGACCGGTCCGCAGCGCAGCTACCTGAGCACTTTGGCGCAAGAAGCGGGCGAAGAGATCCCGGAGAAGCTCACCAAGGCGGAGGCCTCAAACTTGATCGATCAGCTGCAGCAGCGCACCGGGCGGGGCAGCTCATGA
- a CDS encoding zinc-dependent alcohol dehydrogenase family protein, translating into MRGAVIYGAGDVRFEDIPDPEIVAPTDAIVRTTATCVCGSDLWDYRGINPVPEPKPFGHEYCGVVEAVGSEVTSVKPGQFVIGSFFASDGTCPNCRNGVQTSCVHGVLMNGCQAEVIRIPWADGSLVALPDQPDSESIPDLLTLSDVMGTGWFAAEAANVVPGMTVAVVGDGAVGLCAVLAAREKGAERIIAMSRHEPRQKLAREFGATDIVTERGDDGVAVIKDMTEGVGADAVLECVGTGQSMQQAIKSARPGAFVGFVGVPHDVSITGEQLFRTQVGLRGGPAPVRHFLPDLIESVLDGRINPGKVFDLHLPLDEVAEAYRAMDERRAIKAFLQP; encoded by the coding sequence ATGCGAGGAGCTGTCATTTACGGCGCCGGCGATGTCCGTTTCGAGGACATTCCGGACCCCGAGATCGTCGCCCCCACCGATGCGATCGTCCGCACCACCGCCACGTGCGTGTGCGGTTCAGATCTTTGGGATTACCGCGGCATCAACCCCGTTCCCGAGCCCAAGCCGTTCGGTCACGAATACTGCGGTGTCGTCGAAGCCGTTGGCAGTGAGGTCACCTCGGTCAAGCCCGGCCAGTTCGTCATCGGATCCTTTTTCGCTTCCGACGGCACATGTCCCAACTGCCGCAACGGAGTTCAGACCTCGTGTGTACACGGGGTGCTGATGAACGGCTGCCAAGCGGAGGTCATCCGCATTCCGTGGGCAGACGGCAGCCTGGTGGCGCTCCCCGACCAACCCGACAGCGAATCGATTCCGGATCTGCTGACCCTGTCGGACGTGATGGGGACCGGGTGGTTCGCCGCGGAGGCGGCCAACGTCGTTCCCGGCATGACGGTGGCCGTCGTGGGCGACGGCGCGGTCGGTCTGTGCGCGGTGCTGGCCGCCCGCGAGAAGGGCGCCGAGCGGATCATCGCGATGAGCCGCCACGAACCCCGGCAAAAGCTGGCGCGCGAGTTCGGCGCCACCGACATCGTCACCGAGCGCGGCGACGACGGCGTCGCCGTCATCAAGGACATGACCGAAGGCGTCGGTGCCGACGCCGTGCTCGAGTGTGTGGGCACCGGACAATCCATGCAACAAGCAATCAAATCCGCCCGCCCCGGCGCGTTCGTCGGGTTCGTGGGTGTCCCCCACGACGTCAGCATCACCGGCGAGCAACTCTTCAGGACCCAGGTCGGGCTCCGCGGTGGACCCGCCCCGGTCCGGCACTTCCTGCCCGATCTGATCGAGTCGGTGCTCGACGGGCGAATCAATCCCGGCAAGGTGTTCGACCTGCACCTGCCGCTCGACGAAGTCGCCGAGGCCTATCGGGCCATGGATGAGCGACGCGCCATCAAGGCGTTCCTGCAGCCCTGA
- a CDS encoding IF2 family translation initiation factor, whose protein sequence is MKISDAPLVVLRFHYQLARFPLQLIEDRVVTRIPAEARARLLYERSLGMLDSTVGNALGDPQLAERGAALVERSDALGRAAQLDATAAARKKQADAKLTGAQDAAIEERQEAQAATAREVAEARNAAEDRKRQAAQSAQQKSASAKRRIDDVAAQQKEAVKTANRRVQDRTQAAERAASKASAAKIDDAEDKLSEAARKRAEADRIAELAAAEKRQRQERRAND, encoded by the coding sequence ATGAAGATATCCGACGCCCCATTGGTGGTACTGCGGTTTCACTACCAGCTCGCCCGATTCCCACTGCAGTTGATCGAGGACCGGGTTGTCACCCGCATTCCGGCGGAAGCGCGTGCGCGACTGCTCTATGAGCGCTCGCTCGGCATGCTTGACAGCACCGTCGGGAATGCGTTGGGCGACCCTCAGCTGGCCGAGCGCGGGGCTGCGCTGGTCGAGCGCAGCGACGCCTTAGGACGCGCCGCACAGCTGGACGCGACCGCTGCGGCCAGGAAGAAACAGGCCGACGCAAAGTTGACAGGCGCTCAAGACGCGGCGATCGAGGAGCGGCAGGAAGCGCAGGCGGCGACAGCGCGGGAGGTCGCGGAGGCACGCAACGCCGCCGAGGACCGCAAGCGGCAAGCAGCACAGTCGGCACAGCAGAAGAGCGCCTCGGCGAAGCGGCGCATCGACGACGTGGCGGCGCAGCAGAAGGAAGCGGTCAAGACGGCAAACCGGCGAGTGCAGGACCGGACTCAAGCCGCTGAGCGCGCCGCATCCAAGGCTTCCGCAGCCAAAATCGACGACGCCGAAGACAAGCTGAGCGAGGCTGCCCGCAAGCGCGCCGAAGCCGACCGGATTGCGGAGCTGGCGGCCGCCGAAAAGCGGCAACGGCAAGAGCGTCGAGCGAACGACTGA
- a CDS encoding MOSC domain-containing protein has product MEKSSAGRGPGAVQMRVAALLRYPVKSMLGETLDVLSVDERGAEGDRRLALVDGETGHVASAKNPRLWRNLLTCTAHAGAEGVSIRLPDGTNVAFDDPGVDDLISKLTGRPVQLVAQRPDGATLVRPDPEKLLELGLDAEVDGRILRIAQATPGDSFTDEAPLHAITTATLEHIGVEALRYRPNLVISTPPDYPPYAENDWVGSEITVGEARLRVLTATSRCVVPTLEHGPLPRAPQALRIPAAENRLNTGGHGAQACAGAYLSVVTKGVIRVGDPVSIGS; this is encoded by the coding sequence ATGGAGAAGTCGTCGGCGGGCCGCGGCCCCGGTGCCGTGCAGATGCGGGTGGCGGCGTTGCTTCGCTACCCGGTCAAGTCCATGCTCGGCGAAACCCTGGATGTCCTGTCGGTCGACGAGCGTGGCGCCGAGGGCGATCGACGGCTGGCACTCGTAGACGGCGAAACCGGCCACGTGGCCAGTGCCAAGAATCCACGGCTGTGGCGGAACCTTTTGACCTGCACCGCCCACGCGGGCGCCGAGGGCGTCAGCATCAGGCTGCCCGACGGGACGAACGTGGCCTTCGACGACCCCGGTGTCGACGACCTGATCTCCAAATTGACCGGACGACCGGTCCAACTCGTGGCGCAGCGCCCCGACGGGGCGACGCTGGTCCGCCCCGATCCGGAGAAACTGCTCGAGCTCGGCCTCGACGCCGAGGTTGACGGGCGCATTCTGCGGATCGCCCAGGCCACCCCGGGCGACTCGTTCACCGACGAAGCCCCGCTGCACGCGATCACGACGGCAACCCTCGAGCACATCGGGGTGGAGGCGCTGCGCTACCGGCCGAATCTGGTGATCTCCACACCGCCGGACTATCCGCCGTACGCCGAAAACGACTGGGTCGGAAGCGAAATCACCGTCGGCGAGGCGCGGCTGCGTGTGCTGACCGCCACGTCACGGTGCGTGGTTCCGACCCTCGAGCACGGTCCGCTGCCGCGCGCCCCGCAAGCGCTTCGCATCCCCGCGGCGGAAAACCGGTTGAACACCGGCGGTCACGGGGCGCAGGCCTGTGCGGGGGCCTACCTCTCCGTGGTGACCAAAGGCGTTATCCGCGTGGGCGATCCGGTCAGCATCGGATCCTAG
- a CDS encoding cutinase family protein — translation MNARRLARFVGISVVTAWALLSAPIGAPTAAADPCSDVSVVFARGTHQEPGLGNIGQAFVDSLTSQLGGRSVDVYAVNYPANDDYHNSANAGSADAAAHIQDTVASCPNSRIVLGGYSQGSTVIDLATNALPASAADHVSAVALFGEPSSGFSTMLWGGQPLPTINGAYGAKTISLCAPDDPICSGGGNIMAHVSYIDAGMTAQAATFAADKINQAAPRA, via the coding sequence ATGAATGCACGCAGACTTGCTCGCTTCGTTGGTATCTCGGTCGTGACGGCGTGGGCGCTGCTCAGTGCACCCATCGGTGCTCCCACCGCGGCCGCCGATCCCTGCTCGGACGTCTCGGTGGTGTTCGCCCGCGGAACCCATCAGGAGCCCGGCCTCGGCAACATCGGTCAGGCTTTCGTCGACTCGCTCACGTCGCAGCTCGGCGGGCGATCCGTCGACGTCTACGCCGTCAACTACCCGGCCAACGACGACTACCACAACAGCGCGAACGCCGGGTCCGCTGACGCGGCCGCCCACATCCAGGACACGGTGGCCAGCTGCCCGAACTCGCGGATCGTGCTCGGCGGGTATTCGCAGGGTTCGACGGTGATCGACCTCGCCACCAACGCACTGCCCGCCTCGGCGGCCGACCATGTCTCCGCCGTCGCGCTCTTCGGCGAGCCGTCCAGCGGCTTCTCCACCATGCTGTGGGGCGGCCAACCGCTCCCGACGATCAACGGGGCCTATGGCGCCAAGACCATCAGCCTGTGCGCCCCCGACGACCCGATCTGCTCGGGTGGCGGCAACATCATGGCGCACGTGTCCTACATCGACGCCGGGATGACCGCCCAGGCCGCGACGTTCGCGGCCGACAAAATCAACCAAGCCGCGCCCCGCGCCTGA
- the hrpA gene encoding ATP-dependent RNA helicase HrpA encodes MAEPSAAQLRRQLDGLTLRDAARLGRRLKNLRSATPEKLRRLADEIAAAQPIVAARRAAVPSIAYPDLPVSERRQEIADAIRAHQVVVIAGETGSGKTTQLPKICLETGRGIRGTIGHTQPRRLAARTVAQRIADELGSPLGEAVGYSVRFTDRVSDQTLIKLMTDGILLAEIQRDRRLLRYDTLILDEAHERSLNIDFLLGYLRELLPRRPDLKVIITSATIEPQRFAAHFGGAPIVEVSGRTYPVEVRYRPLEVAVASACGDDPDDPDHEIVRTETRDEVEAIVDAVGELEAEPPGDVLVFLSGEREIRDTAEALTSLAGGPSYTEVLPLYARLPTAEQQKVFAPHTGRRVVLATNVAETSLTVPGIRYVIDPGNARISRYSRRLKVQRLPIEPISQASAAQRAGRCGRVAPGVCIRLYSEQDFAARPRYTEPEILRTNLAAVLLQMAALQLGDIEKFPFLDPPDRRSVRDGVALLQELGAFDGQGAITDLGRRLARLPVDPRLGRMILQSETEGCVREMLVLAAALTIPDPRERPSDREEAARAKHARFADEHSDFMSYLKLWRYLREQRKTLSGSAFRRMCRLEFLHYLRIREWQDLVGQLRSIARDLGIVEDTESGEPADPARVHAALVAGLLSHLGMRREDTREYLGARNANFVLAPGSALTKRLPRWVVVAELVETSRLYGRTAARIRPEVVEQVAGDLVQRTYSEPHWDATRGEVLAYERVTLYGLPLVAHRRVGYARIEPGVARELFIRHALVEGEWQTRHHFFRDNARLREELEELEERARRRDLLVGDDDVYALYDARVPAEVVSARHFDAWWKRQRHKTPELLTFSRADLLRTDDHAGADRPTTWRTGDAALPLTYRFEPGAADDGVTVHVPIDVLARLGGDEFAWQVPALREELVTALIRSLPKDLRRNFVPAPDTARAVLAAIDPAGEPLLPALQRELRRRTGVLVPVEAFGLEKLPPHLRVTFAVESADGAELARGKDLQALQERLTAPARQAVAHTVAAELERTGLRDWPGDLDELPRIVERTVQGRTVRGFPAFVDTGSAVDLRVFATPDEQSQAIGPGLRRLVRFGVASPVKAIARQLDPHTRLTLGANPDGDLPALLEDCADAAADALIPAPVWTRGEFVALRERLGKTLGPMTTEIVRGVERVLATAQEVQLLLPATPSPAQSEAVADVRGQLDRLLPPGFVTATGRAHLADLTRYLVAIRRRLDGLAHGVQADRERMARVHSVQDAYDELLRELPRAATAAADVRDIARQLEELRVSLWAQQLGTPRPVSEQRIYRAIDAVRDRR; translated from the coding sequence GTGGCCGAACCATCCGCAGCGCAGTTGCGCAGACAGCTCGACGGCCTGACGTTGCGCGACGCCGCCCGCCTGGGCAGGCGCCTGAAGAACCTCCGCTCCGCCACGCCCGAGAAGCTGCGGCGCCTCGCCGACGAGATCGCGGCCGCGCAGCCGATCGTCGCGGCCCGGCGGGCCGCCGTGCCTTCCATCGCCTATCCCGACCTGCCGGTCAGCGAACGGCGGCAGGAGATCGCCGACGCGATCCGGGCGCATCAGGTGGTGGTGATCGCGGGGGAGACCGGGTCGGGCAAAACCACCCAGCTGCCCAAGATCTGCCTCGAAACCGGCCGTGGCATCCGCGGAACCATCGGGCACACGCAGCCCCGCCGGCTGGCCGCGCGCACCGTCGCCCAGCGCATCGCCGACGAGCTGGGCAGCCCGCTCGGGGAGGCCGTCGGCTACAGCGTGCGGTTCACCGACCGGGTCAGCGACCAGACGCTGATCAAGCTGATGACCGACGGCATCCTGCTCGCCGAGATCCAGCGCGATCGCCGCCTGCTGCGCTACGACACCCTGATCCTGGACGAGGCCCACGAGCGGAGCCTGAACATCGATTTCCTGCTCGGCTATCTGCGCGAATTGCTGCCGCGCCGGCCCGACCTGAAGGTGATCATCACTTCGGCGACCATCGAGCCGCAGCGCTTCGCCGCGCACTTCGGGGGTGCGCCGATCGTCGAAGTGTCGGGGCGGACCTATCCGGTCGAGGTCCGCTACCGGCCGCTAGAGGTCGCCGTGGCTTCCGCATGCGGTGACGATCCCGACGACCCGGATCACGAGATCGTCCGCACCGAGACCCGCGACGAGGTCGAGGCGATCGTCGACGCCGTCGGTGAACTCGAGGCCGAGCCGCCCGGCGACGTCCTCGTCTTCCTCTCGGGCGAACGCGAAATCCGCGACACCGCAGAAGCTTTGACATCTTTGGCGGGCGGTCCAAGCTACACCGAGGTGCTCCCGCTGTACGCCCGGCTGCCCACCGCCGAGCAACAGAAGGTGTTCGCCCCGCATACCGGCCGGCGCGTCGTGCTGGCGACCAACGTCGCCGAGACGTCGTTGACCGTGCCGGGAATCCGCTACGTCATCGACCCGGGCAATGCCCGGATTTCGCGCTACAGCCGCCGCCTGAAGGTGCAGCGCCTGCCGATCGAGCCGATCTCGCAGGCCTCCGCCGCGCAGCGAGCCGGCCGGTGCGGCCGGGTCGCCCCCGGCGTGTGCATCCGGTTGTACTCCGAGCAGGACTTCGCGGCCCGGCCGCGCTACACCGAGCCGGAGATCCTGCGGACCAACCTCGCCGCCGTGCTGCTGCAGATGGCGGCGCTGCAGCTCGGCGACATCGAAAAGTTCCCGTTCCTGGATCCGCCGGACCGGCGCAGCGTCCGTGACGGCGTCGCGCTGCTGCAGGAACTCGGCGCGTTCGACGGGCAGGGCGCGATCACCGACCTCGGCCGCCGCCTCGCCCGGCTGCCCGTGGACCCGCGGCTGGGCCGGATGATCTTGCAGTCCGAGACCGAGGGCTGCGTGCGGGAGATGCTGGTGCTGGCCGCGGCGCTCACCATCCCGGACCCGCGGGAGCGCCCGAGCGACCGCGAGGAGGCCGCCCGCGCAAAGCATGCCCGGTTCGCTGACGAGCACTCCGACTTCATGTCGTACCTCAAGCTGTGGCGCTACCTTCGCGAACAACGTAAGACGTTGTCCGGCAGTGCGTTTCGGCGGATGTGCCGCTTAGAATTCCTACACTATCTGCGCATCCGCGAATGGCAGGACCTGGTCGGCCAACTCCGCAGCATCGCCCGCGACCTGGGCATCGTCGAGGACACCGAGTCCGGCGAGCCCGCCGATCCGGCCCGCGTGCACGCGGCGCTGGTCGCCGGGTTGCTGTCTCATCTGGGCATGCGCCGCGAGGACACCCGCGAGTATCTGGGCGCGCGTAACGCGAACTTCGTGCTGGCGCCCGGCTCGGCGCTCACCAAACGGCTGCCGCGCTGGGTCGTCGTGGCGGAGCTGGTCGAGACCAGCCGGCTGTACGGCCGCACGGCTGCGCGCATCCGGCCGGAGGTCGTCGAGCAGGTCGCCGGCGACCTGGTGCAGCGCACCTACAGCGAGCCGCATTGGGACGCCACGCGCGGCGAGGTGCTGGCCTACGAGCGGGTGACGCTGTACGGCCTTCCACTGGTGGCGCACCGCCGCGTCGGGTACGCCCGCATCGAGCCAGGGGTGGCGCGCGAGCTGTTCATCCGCCACGCCCTGGTCGAAGGGGAGTGGCAGACCCGGCATCACTTCTTCCGCGACAACGCCCGGCTGCGGGAAGAACTCGAGGAGCTCGAGGAGCGCGCCCGCCGCCGCGACCTGCTGGTCGGCGACGACGACGTCTACGCGCTCTACGACGCCCGTGTCCCCGCCGAGGTCGTCTCGGCGCGGCATTTCGATGCGTGGTGGAAACGCCAGCGGCACAAGACACCCGAGCTGCTGACCTTCAGCCGCGCTGACCTGCTGCGCACCGACGACCACGCCGGCGCCGATCGCCCGACCACCTGGCGGACGGGCGATGCCGCGCTGCCGCTGACCTACCGGTTCGAGCCGGGGGCCGCCGACGACGGGGTCACGGTGCACGTGCCGATCGACGTGCTGGCGCGCCTGGGGGGCGACGAGTTCGCCTGGCAGGTCCCCGCGCTGCGCGAGGAGCTGGTGACCGCGCTCATCCGTTCGCTGCCGAAAGACCTGCGCCGCAACTTCGTTCCCGCCCCCGACACGGCCCGCGCGGTGCTGGCCGCCATCGACCCGGCCGGCGAGCCGCTGCTGCCCGCGTTGCAGCGCGAATTACGCCGCCGCACCGGGGTTTTAGTGCCGGTCGAGGCGTTCGGCCTGGAGAAGCTGCCGCCGCACCTGCGGGTGACCTTCGCGGTGGAATCCGCCGACGGCGCCGAGCTTGCCCGCGGCAAGGACCTGCAGGCGCTGCAAGAGCGCCTCACGGCGCCGGCCCGGCAAGCGGTCGCGCACACGGTCGCGGCCGAGCTCGAACGCACCGGGCTGCGCGACTGGCCCGGCGATCTCGACGAATTGCCGCGCATCGTCGAACGCACCGTGCAGGGGCGCACCGTGCGGGGGTTCCCCGCGTTCGTCGACACCGGCAGCGCCGTCGACCTACGCGTGTTCGCGACGCCGGACGAGCAGAGCCAGGCGATCGGCCCCGGCCTGCGGCGGCTGGTGCGGTTCGGCGTCGCGTCCCCGGTGAAAGCCATTGCACGTCAACTTGATCCGCACACCCGTCTGACACTCGGCGCCAACCCCGACGGCGACCTGCCCGCGTTGCTGGAGGACTGTGCCGACGCCGCAGCCGACGCGCTCATCCCGGCGCCGGTGTGGACGCGCGGGGAGTTCGTCGCGCTGCGAGAACGGCTGGGAAAGACCTTGGGGCCCATGACCACCGAGATTGTGCGCGGGGTCGAGCGGGTGCTGGCCACCGCCCAGGAGGTGCAGCTCCTGCTGCCCGCCACCCCATCGCCCGCGCAGTCCGAGGCCGTCGCCGACGTGCGCGGCCAGCTGGACCGGCTGTTGCCACCGGGCTTCGTCACCGCAACCGGCCGAGCGCACCTCGCCGATCTCACCCGCTATCTGGTCGCGATCCGTCGCCGCCTCGACGGGCTGGCACACGGCGTGCAGGCCGACCGGGAGCGGATGGCCCGGGTGCACAGCGTGCAGGACGCCTACGACGAACTGCTACGCGAGCTGCCACGAGCGGCAACGGCGGCGGCCGACGTCCGCGATATCGCCCGCCAGCTCGAGGAACTCAGGGTGAGCCTGTGGGCCCAGCAACTCGGCACGCCACGGCCGGTCAGCGAGCAGCGGATCTACCGCGCCATCGACGCGGTGCGCGATCGTCGCTGA